From a single Lolium rigidum isolate FL_2022 chromosome 7, APGP_CSIRO_Lrig_0.1, whole genome shotgun sequence genomic region:
- the LOC124669304 gene encoding E3 ubiquitin-protein ligase WAV3 — protein MGTGWRRALCTSVRRDDRDDNGSGSGSSKRRPPAAPSTPRTPGKLAFFSGMGGGGSGNPSTTPALRCRTKPTPEPAAVAPVAQPASAPVSAKKRMPLLQALSAPASPRSPSRFALFKASILPTKARCGVCTRGVKNGGGAAVFTAECSHSFHFPCIAAHARAAASAALCCPVCSAPWRQAPFLASLRLHLDVDGSSPHRKRRTSDDSAAGRKTPTAPTAGVPKVYDDDEPLLAPKSAANGSGFNPIPEADEGDEDDAAGREGEFRGSFPHPPRARAGLAVTVAPEAALVSSGKRHGKYVVVVRVKAPGLRSSSSASRRAPIDLVTVLDVSQGMMGEKLQMLKRGMRLVVASLGPADRLSIVAFSGAAKRLMPLRRMSRQGQRSARQIVDRLVVCAAAQGQEQAQNACAGDALRKATKVLEDRRDRNPVATVMLLSDTQQQQQNDSSSRKHGDHHHSLRRPQAAPAATRFTHVEIPIAGPADETPPAARARSPLAPKEDAFASSPPAEHAFAKCLGGLVSVVMQEVHLDLTFLSGEITAVYSCGAGQQAVALAGGAGGNGGSVLSVRLGEMYAEEERELLVELRAPLGAHPHSLSVRCSYRDPATQETLRGADQPLLLPPLHGGGESSSSQPLHDLFVATRAVAESRRLAELSDFSTATHLLSSARRLVLQSPPTQQQQDLLGSLDTELSDMRWRRSQQAPTTPTSRSATPTGTPRASGGNGEPLTPTSAWRAAEQLAKVAIMRKSMNRVSDLHGFENARF, from the exons ATGGGTACGGGGTGGCGGAGGGCGCTGTGCACGTCGGTCCGGCGCGACGACCGCGACGAcaacggctccggctccggctcctccAAGCGCCGCCCGCCGGCGGCGCCGTCGACCCCGCGGACGCCGGGCAAGCTCGCCTTCTTCTCCGGCAtgggcggcggcgggagcggcaACCCGTCGACCACGCCGGCGCTGCGGTGCCGCACGAAGCCCACGCCGGAGCCCGCTGCCGTGGCGCCCGTGGCGCAGccggcgtcggcgccggtgtCGGCCAAGAAGCGGATGCCGCTGCTGCAGGCGCTCTCGGCGCCGGCCTCGCCCAGATCCCCCTCCAGATTCGCGCTCTTCAAGGCCTCCATCCTCCCCACCAAG GCCCGGTGCGGCGTGTGCACGCGCGGCGTCaagaacggcggcggcgcggcggtgttCACGGCGGAGTGCTCCCACTCGTTCCACTTCCCCTGCATCGCCGCCCACGCgcgggccgccgcctccgccgcgctcTGCTGCCCGGTCTGCTCCGCGCCGTGGCGGCAGGCGCCGTTCCTCGCCTCCCTCCGCCTGCACCTCGACGTCGACGGCTCCTCCCCCCACCGCAAGCGCCGGACCTCCGACgactccgccgccggccgcaaGACGCCAACGGCGCCCACCGCCGGCGTCCCCAAGgtgtacgacgacgacgagccTCTCCTGGCGCCCAAGTCCGCCGCCAACGGCAGCGGGTTCAACCCGATCCCGGAGGCGGACGagggcgacgaggacgacgcggcGGGGAGGGAGGGCGAGTTCCGGGGCTCCTTCCCGCACCCGCCGCGCGCCAGGGCCGGGCTGGCCGTCACCGTGGCCCCCGAGGCCGCGCTGGTGTCGTCCGGCAAGCGGCACGGCAAGTACGTGGTGGTCGTCAGGGTGAAGGCGCCCGGGCTCCGGTCGTCGTCCTCCGCGTCGCGCCGCGCGCCCATCGACCTGGTCACGGTGCTGGACGTGAGCCAGGGCATGATGGGCGAGAAGCTGCAGATGCTCAAGCGCGGGATGCGGCTCGTCGTGGCGTCGCTGGGACCCGCCGACCGCCTCTCCATCGTCGCCTTCTCCGGCGCCGCCAAGCGGCTCATGCCGCTGCGCCGGATGTCCAGGCAGGGCCAGCGCTCCGCGCGGCAGATCGTGGACCGCCTCGTGGTCTGCGCCGCCGCGCAGGGGCAGGAGCAGGCGCAGAATGCCTGCGCCGGCGACGCGCTGCGCAAGGCCACCAAGGTCCTCGAGGACCGCCGCGACCGCAACCCCGTCGCCACCGTCATGCTCTTGTCGGAcacgcagcagcagcaacaaaacGACTCGTCGTCGAGGAAACACGGCGATCACCACCACTCCCTGCGCCGCCCGCAGGCAGCTCCGGCGGCCACACGATTCACCCACGTCGAGATCCCCATCGCCGGACCGGCCGACGAGACACCCCCGGCAGCACGGGCGCGGTCGCCGCTTGCGCCCAAGGAGGACGCGTTCGCTTCTAGCCCTCCAGCGGAGCACGCCTTCGCGAAATGCCTCGGCGGCCTGGTGAGCGTGGTCATGCAGGAGGTGCACCTGGACCTCACCTTCCTGTCCGGGGAGATCACGGCGGTGTACTCCTGCGGCGCCGGGCAGCAGGCGGTGgcgctcgccggcggcgcaggCGGCAACGGCGGCTCCGTCCTGAGCGTCCGGCTCGGCGAGATGTacgcggaggaggagcgggagcTGCTGGTGGAGCTGCGGGCGCCGCTGGGCGCGCACCCGCACTCGCTGTCCGTCCGGTGCAGCTACCGCGACCCGGCCACGCAGGAGACGCTCCGCGGCGCCGACCAGCCGCTGCTCCTGCCGCCGCTCCACGGCGGCggcgagagctcctcctcgcaGCCCCTCCACGACCTGTTCGTGGCCACCCGCGCCGTGGCTGAGTCCCGGCGGCTGGCGGAGCTGAGCGACTTCTCGACGGCCACCCACCTGCTGTCCTCGGCGCGGCGGCTGGTGCTGCAGTCCCCGCCCACGCAGCAGCAGCAGGACCTGCTGGGCAGCCTGGACACCGAGCTCAGCGACATGCGGTGGCGCCGCAGCCAGCAGgcgccgacgacgccgacgtCCAGGTCGGCAACGCCCACCGGCACGCCGCGGGCGTCAGGCGGAAACGGGGAGCCTCTGACCCCGACGTCGGCGTGGCGCGCGGCGGAGCAGCTGGCCAAGGTGGCCATCATGCGCAAGTCCATGAACCGGGTCAGCGATCTGCACGGCTTCGAGAACGCCCGCTTCTGA